A DNA window from Vagococcus penaei contains the following coding sequences:
- a CDS encoding oxidoreductase, translated as MLNQTLVKQDSLYYYLTKKTMKRDYVISKESCCYLTTTIDNQQVMIGLRCDKLPWQSSELFILPNWSIDIKPNRIKYRTNYRAIFISCTILFLSGLFRAYGYITAPITNYPITNENETSGNFNESDQNSVQQIVSQTSKKPINRIDQMNQLQLDHESNDVFMTTNFGKSWEFVPLKLEWLRFGDYTLTTGTIPVGYWMDKTFDLSPDWSWLIFSPKDEQQSVYQLSSKDSGQTWQKNLIGENLGMARYRKLTFFNDGSGVALFSTRYDRSSETISIYTTADYGNSWQESGQTTITQPIQNTSYLSQVRGFIATRNDLYYTDNYSHSFKDTIVTIPSNYSKDGIDLFQSPMK; from the coding sequence ATGCTTAATCAAACATTGGTAAAGCAAGACAGTTTGTACTATTACCTAACAAAGAAAACAATGAAAAGAGACTATGTCATCTCAAAAGAAAGCTGTTGCTACTTAACAACGACAATTGATAATCAACAAGTTATGATAGGACTACGATGTGATAAACTACCGTGGCAATCGAGTGAATTATTTATATTACCCAATTGGTCTATCGATATAAAACCTAATCGTATCAAGTATCGAACTAACTATCGCGCCATCTTTATTAGTTGTACTATTTTATTTTTATCTGGTCTATTTAGGGCTTATGGCTATATCACTGCACCAATTACCAATTATCCAATAACTAATGAAAATGAGACTAGTGGAAATTTTAATGAATCTGACCAGAACTCAGTTCAACAAATAGTTAGCCAAACGAGTAAAAAACCAATCAATAGAATTGATCAAATGAATCAACTTCAATTAGACCACGAATCAAATGACGTATTTATGACGACAAATTTTGGTAAATCTTGGGAATTCGTCCCTCTCAAACTAGAGTGGTTAAGATTTGGAGATTACACCTTAACAACGGGAACTATTCCGGTTGGCTATTGGATGGATAAAACATTTGATTTATCACCTGATTGGTCATGGCTGATTTTTTCACCTAAAGACGAGCAGCAATCTGTGTATCAATTAAGCTCGAAAGACAGTGGACAAACATGGCAAAAAAACCTAATTGGTGAAAACTTAGGTATGGCTAGATACCGAAAACTAACCTTCTTCAATGATGGTAGTGGTGTAGCGCTATTTTCTACTCGCTATGACCGTTCATCGGAAACAATTTCAATTTATACAACAGCAGATTATGGTAATTCTTGGCAAGAAAGCGGACAGACGACTATTACCCAACCAATCCAAAATACTAGTTATCTTTCTCAAGTAAGAGGTTTTATTGCTACTCGTAATGATTTGTATTACACAGATAATTATAGTCACTCATTTAAAGATACCATTGTTACTATTCCTAGTAACTATTCAAAAGATGGGATTGACTTATTTCAATCTCCAATGAAATAA
- a CDS encoding phosphate acyltransferase: MITVSIAGGSQPEILELVKKSQEKFGNQIAFVVFDKSDNLGSETDWTYVHCQDDYEVAKAAVSYVASGKAQILLKGIIPTHVVLKEVLQKEHQLKTSPVLSHVAMVTLANQQGQFLLTDCAMNITPDKEALIKIIDNATTVAHKIGIEKPKIALLSAAENINLKMPSSVMAAELTDYFSESTDKVVYGPLSLDLAVSKESAEHKRFTGPIIGDADVLVVPTIDVGNTLYKSLTLFAGALIGGTIVGTKVPVVLTSRSDSTATKLHSLEFALKQVVS, from the coding sequence ATGATAACAGTATCAATAGCGGGTGGTTCACAACCTGAAATACTTGAATTAGTAAAAAAATCACAAGAAAAGTTTGGCAACCAAATTGCTTTTGTTGTTTTTGATAAAAGCGATAATCTCGGTTCAGAGACAGATTGGACATATGTTCATTGTCAAGATGATTATGAGGTAGCCAAAGCAGCAGTCTCTTATGTTGCTTCAGGAAAGGCTCAGATTTTATTAAAGGGCATTATTCCAACTCATGTTGTATTAAAAGAAGTCTTACAAAAAGAACATCAACTAAAAACTAGTCCAGTCTTGTCACATGTAGCAATGGTAACGTTAGCTAATCAGCAAGGGCAATTCTTATTAACTGATTGCGCTATGAATATCACACCTGATAAAGAAGCATTAATTAAAATTATTGATAATGCTACAACTGTGGCTCACAAGATTGGTATTGAAAAACCAAAAATTGCTTTACTGAGTGCGGCAGAAAATATTAATCTAAAAATGCCTTCTTCGGTAATGGCAGCAGAGTTAACTGATTATTTTAGCGAATCGACAGATAAAGTGGTCTATGGCCCGTTATCTTTAGACTTAGCGGTATCAAAAGAATCAGCAGAACACAAGCGATTTACAGGCCCAATTATTGGGGACGCAGATGTGTTAGTTGTTCCAACCATTGATGTCGGCAATACGCTTTATAAGTCGTTGACATTATTTGCCGGAGCTTTAATTGGTGGCACAATCGTGGGAACAAAGGTACCAGTTGTATTGACTTCACGTAGTGATTCAACGGCAACAAAATTACATTCATTAGAATTTGCTTTAAAACAAGTTGTTAGTTAA
- the buk gene encoding butyrate kinase, which produces MSAILVINPGSTSTKLAIFSEGTLLAEETLRHSVSEISSFHRVVDQTEFRFNLVEEFVNQHNMMTQLIAVVGRGGLLKPIPGGTYMVNQEMLDDLTSEKYNTHASNLGAILADRFAKKLDIPAFIVDPVVVDEMQDLARISGLEGIERRSVSHVLNQRAVARHASNDLGLDYHDSAIIVAHLGGGISIGAHKDGRIIDVINGIDGEGPYSPERSGTLPLLEFSHYILERQLDVSAVKKLIAGNSGLKSYLGETDLREVQKRIDAGDKQAKFYLDGMCYQIAKGIGEMAVVLHGNVDCIVLTGGAVYSDYISEKISDYVHWISKIIRHPGEKEMEALYEGAIRVLNGEEQALDYRLV; this is translated from the coding sequence ATGTCAGCAATTTTAGTAATTAATCCAGGCTCAACATCGACAAAGTTAGCAATTTTTTCAGAAGGAACACTACTTGCTGAAGAAACACTGCGTCACAGTGTTTCTGAAATTAGTTCGTTTCATCGAGTAGTCGATCAAACAGAATTTCGTTTTAACTTAGTTGAAGAGTTTGTTAATCAACACAATATGATGACTCAGCTGATTGCTGTTGTCGGACGTGGCGGATTGTTAAAGCCGATTCCTGGTGGTACTTATATGGTTAATCAGGAAATGCTTGATGATCTAACTTCTGAAAAATACAATACTCATGCATCAAACTTAGGTGCAATTTTAGCTGATCGTTTTGCCAAAAAATTAGATATTCCTGCATTTATTGTCGATCCGGTCGTTGTTGATGAGATGCAAGACCTTGCTAGAATCTCTGGTCTAGAAGGAATTGAGCGACGTAGTGTTAGTCATGTATTAAATCAACGAGCAGTTGCAAGACATGCTAGTAATGATTTAGGTCTAGATTATCATGATAGCGCTATTATAGTGGCTCATTTAGGTGGCGGAATTAGTATTGGGGCGCATAAAGATGGCCGAATTATTGATGTCATTAATGGTATTGATGGAGAAGGCCCGTACTCACCTGAACGTAGTGGGACGCTACCGTTACTTGAATTTTCACATTATATTTTGGAACGTCAACTAGATGTTTCAGCAGTGAAAAAGTTAATTGCAGGTAATAGTGGATTGAAATCATATTTAGGTGAAACTGATTTAAGAGAAGTACAAAAACGGATTGATGCCGGTGATAAGCAAGCAAAATTTTATTTAGATGGCATGTGTTACCAGATTGCTAAGGGAATTGGTGAAATGGCTGTTGTGTTACATGGTAACGTTGATTGTATTGTTTTAACAGGTGGTGCAGTTTACTCTGATTATATTAGTGAGAAAATTAGTGATTATGTCCATTGGATTAGTAAAATTATTAGACATCCAGGAGAAAAGGAAATGGAAGCGCTATATGAAGGGGCAATTCGCGTTTTAAATGGTGAAGAGCAAGCTTTAGATTATCGCTTAGTTTAG
- the lpdA gene encoding dihydrolipoyl dehydrogenase — MAKQTDLLILGGGTGGYVAAIRAAQKGLDVTIVEKYKLGGTCLHKGCIPTKALLRSAEVADTVKQAELFGINNQSDYSVDFKKVQNRKQEIINQLHKGVEGLCKKNKITVLEGTGAILGPSIFSPVSGAVAVTFNDESLEEEIIVPKYVIIATGSSPKSLPNLKIDEQTILSSDGMLELTELPESIAIVGGGVIGVEWASLLNSLGVQVTIVEFLDRLLINESKAVSRELKKRFEEAGIKVLLSSKVQDATKVGDKLSLAIDGQDSITVDKVMVAIGRQPNVNGIGLQNTSVEFDEKGVKVNEFYQTTEDHIYAIGDCIDTMQLAHVAMKEGELAVSHLLGEETAILNYTNVPRCVYTTPEIASVGYVKETVPADKKVKIGSFSFAGNGKALVYGDAQGFVEVIRDEVTDDLLGVTIIGPHATDLISEASTAIYLDASPIELGEAIHPHPTLSEAIQEAALDSYKLAIHK; from the coding sequence ATGGCGAAACAAACAGATTTATTAATTTTAGGTGGCGGGACAGGTGGTTATGTCGCAGCCATTCGAGCAGCACAAAAAGGTTTAGACGTAACAATTGTTGAAAAGTATAAATTAGGTGGGACTTGTCTGCATAAAGGCTGTATTCCTACTAAAGCGTTACTTCGTAGTGCTGAAGTTGCTGACACAGTTAAACAAGCTGAGTTATTTGGTATCAACAATCAATCAGATTATAGTGTCGATTTCAAAAAAGTTCAAAACCGGAAACAAGAGATTATTAATCAATTGCATAAAGGAGTTGAGGGTTTATGTAAGAAGAATAAAATAACGGTTTTAGAAGGTACAGGTGCTATTCTAGGGCCATCTATCTTTTCACCAGTATCTGGAGCTGTGGCAGTCACATTTAATGATGAGAGTCTAGAAGAAGAAATTATTGTTCCTAAATATGTGATTATAGCAACTGGCTCAAGTCCAAAATCATTGCCAAATCTTAAAATTGATGAACAAACTATTTTGTCATCTGATGGTATGTTAGAACTGACAGAGCTACCAGAGTCCATTGCGATTGTTGGTGGTGGTGTGATTGGCGTTGAATGGGCATCTTTATTAAATAGTTTAGGTGTACAGGTAACAATTGTTGAATTCCTTGACCGTTTATTAATCAATGAAAGTAAAGCGGTATCAAGAGAGTTGAAAAAACGCTTTGAAGAAGCAGGTATTAAAGTACTATTAAGTAGTAAAGTTCAAGATGCAACGAAGGTGGGCGACAAACTTAGTCTTGCTATTGATGGTCAGGATAGTATCACTGTCGATAAAGTAATGGTTGCAATTGGTCGTCAGCCAAATGTTAATGGAATTGGTTTACAAAATACATCTGTTGAATTTGATGAGAAGGGTGTTAAAGTTAACGAATTTTATCAAACAACAGAAGATCATATCTATGCGATTGGCGACTGCATTGACACAATGCAATTAGCACACGTAGCAATGAAGGAAGGCGAGTTAGCTGTTAGTCATTTATTAGGTGAAGAAACAGCGATCTTAAATTATACTAACGTTCCTCGTTGTGTTTATACGACACCTGAAATTGCTAGTGTCGGTTACGTGAAAGAAACAGTCCCAGCAGATAAAAAAGTTAAGATTGGCTCATTTAGTTTTGCAGGTAATGGTAAAGCTTTAGTTTACGGAGATGCTCAAGGTTTTGTTGAAGTGATTCGTGATGAAGTGACAGATGATTTATTGGGTGTGACGATTATTGGGCCACATGCAACGGACCTAATCTCTGAAGCGAGCACCGCTATTTATTTAGACGCTTCTCCAATTGAACTTGGCGAGGCAATTCATCCTCATCCAACATTATCTGAGGCAATTCAAGAAGCAGCATTAGATAGTTATAAGTTAGCAATCCATAAATAA
- a CDS encoding thiamine pyrophosphate-dependent dehydrogenase E1 component subunit alpha encodes MKTLKKSGLSKEEIIQAYREVVRGRRLDERLWQLTRIGKTSFNISGQGAEVAQVAMAMAFDHKKDYFLPYYRDMTACLVWGMTSKDILMGSFGKEDDPSSHGRQMPNHYGSKKHNIVSFSSTVSTQMPLATGVAYAAQLEKADYVTLTTTGEGSANQGEVQEAMNFAGVKKLPLIFVVENNAYAISTPISEQYANEKMSDRAHGYGFEGIRVDGNDFTTVYLEFKKAVKDARENKGPKLIELMVSRLTSHSADDDQTIYRSKEEIESMKDKDPITAFEKQLEDEGYLTREEMEQINAEIKEAINQATDEAEAMPDPKPESILDEVYAK; translated from the coding sequence ATGAAAACATTAAAAAAATCAGGACTTAGTAAAGAAGAGATTATTCAAGCTTATCGTGAAGTAGTAAGAGGTCGTCGCCTTGATGAGCGTTTATGGCAATTAACCCGAATTGGAAAAACATCATTTAATATTTCTGGTCAAGGTGCTGAAGTAGCACAAGTTGCAATGGCAATGGCATTTGACCACAAAAAAGATTATTTCTTGCCATATTACCGAGATATGACAGCATGTCTAGTTTGGGGTATGACGTCAAAAGATATTTTAATGGGCTCGTTTGGTAAAGAAGATGATCCATCATCACATGGTCGTCAAATGCCAAACCATTATGGTTCTAAAAAACATAATATTGTGTCATTCTCTTCAACAGTTAGTACGCAAATGCCACTTGCAACAGGTGTTGCGTATGCCGCACAATTGGAAAAAGCAGATTATGTGACGTTAACAACAACAGGTGAGGGTTCAGCTAACCAAGGTGAAGTTCAAGAAGCAATGAACTTTGCAGGCGTTAAAAAATTACCACTGATTTTTGTAGTTGAAAACAATGCGTATGCTATCTCAACACCAATTTCTGAACAATATGCTAATGAGAAAATGTCTGATCGTGCGCATGGTTATGGGTTTGAAGGAATTAGAGTAGATGGTAATGACTTTACAACAGTTTATTTAGAATTCAAGAAAGCTGTAAAAGATGCACGTGAGAATAAAGGACCTAAATTGATTGAATTAATGGTTTCTCGTTTAACATCACATTCAGCTGATGATGATCAAACAATTTATCGTTCGAAAGAAGAAATTGAATCAATGAAAGACAAAGATCCAATTACTGCTTTTGAAAAGCAATTAGAAGATGAAGGTTATCTAACTCGTGAAGAGATGGAACAAATTAATGCCGAAATTAAAGAAGCAATCAATCAAGCAACAGATGAAGCAGAAGCAATGCCTGATCCAAAACCAGAATCAATCTTAGACGAAGTTTACGCTAAATAA
- a CDS encoding alpha-ketoacid dehydrogenase subunit beta: protein MAEMTYLEAINLGISEEMARDEKVVIFGEDVGGDKGGVFGVTKGLAAKYGDDRCFNTPLTEGLIGGLAVGLGLRGFRAIGEFQFADYILPATNQILSEARTMRYRTKGDWTAPIVYRTPYGGGVRGGLYHSQSTEKVFAGQPGLRIVTPSNPYDAKGMIKAAIRSDDPVIFYEHKRLYRLLKADVPTDDYIVPIDKANVVREGSDITVISYGMMLQYAISSAEKLAAEGIDAEVVDVRSLYPLDRETLVAAAKKTGKVLLVTEDNKEGSIMSEIAAMISEDALFDLDAPIKRLAGPDSPTMPYALPLEREFLVSEKQVLEAMRELAEY from the coding sequence ATGGCTGAAATGACATATTTAGAAGCAATTAACTTAGGAATTTCTGAAGAAATGGCACGTGATGAAAAAGTAGTAATTTTTGGAGAAGACGTAGGTGGCGATAAAGGTGGCGTGTTTGGTGTAACTAAAGGATTGGCTGCAAAATATGGTGACGATCGTTGTTTTAATACACCGTTAACAGAAGGGTTAATTGGAGGACTTGCTGTTGGTTTAGGTTTAAGAGGTTTCCGTGCGATTGGTGAATTCCAATTTGCTGATTATATCTTACCTGCAACGAATCAAATTCTATCAGAAGCTAGAACGATGCGTTACCGAACAAAAGGTGACTGGACAGCACCAATCGTTTACCGTACGCCTTATGGTGGTGGTGTGCGTGGTGGTTTATATCACTCACAATCAACTGAAAAAGTTTTTGCCGGTCAACCAGGGTTAAGAATCGTGACACCTTCAAATCCTTATGATGCTAAAGGTATGATTAAAGCAGCAATCCGTTCAGATGATCCAGTTATTTTCTATGAGCACAAACGCTTATACCGTTTATTAAAAGCAGATGTTCCAACAGATGATTATATTGTACCGATTGATAAAGCTAATGTTGTTCGTGAAGGCTCTGATATCACTGTTATCAGTTACGGTATGATGTTACAATATGCAATCTCTTCAGCTGAAAAATTAGCGGCAGAAGGTATTGACGCGGAAGTAGTTGATGTTCGCTCATTGTATCCTTTAGACCGTGAAACACTAGTGGCAGCTGCTAAGAAGACTGGTAAAGTTCTTTTAGTAACTGAAGATAATAAAGAAGGTAGCATTATGAGTGAAATAGCAGCAATGATTTCAGAAGATGCCCTATTTGATTTAGATGCCCCAATTAAACGTCTAGCAGGACCAGATTCACCAACAATGCCTTATGCATTACCATTAGAGCGTGAGTTTTTAGTCAGTGAAAAACAAGTTCTTGAAGCGATGAGAGAATTAGCAGAGTACTAA
- a CDS encoding PTS transporter subunit IIC: MTSETKLTPKIFLNKVLAGTAQGTIIALIPNAVLGAILKYFAEYKVIAMIIDAALIFQLATPLIIASLIAYQFNLTPAKMMITGGAAFAGSGVIKFNADAGAYIGSGTGDIINIMITATIAVMFLLWIDSKFGSVEIIALPIVVGVGAGLIGMFTYPYVTQITVAIGKVINNFTDFQPIVMSILIACSFAALIISPITTVAIGLAIQLNGMSAGASAMGIAATTIVLVINSWRVNQSGVTLAIALGGMKMMMPNLFKYPIVLLPCLFTAVISAIPVALFDISGTPRSAGFGLVGLVGPLASLDAGLNIGLLVICWFVVPIVAGLFSKFLFEKVLKLYDSSVVFKYQG, encoded by the coding sequence ATGACAAGTGAAACGAAATTGACACCAAAAATATTTTTGAATAAAGTTCTGGCAGGTACAGCTCAAGGAACAATTATTGCATTAATTCCTAATGCAGTATTAGGTGCTATTTTAAAATATTTTGCTGAATACAAAGTAATTGCAATGATTATTGATGCTGCTTTGATTTTCCAGCTAGCAACACCACTTATTATCGCCAGTTTGATTGCTTATCAATTCAATTTAACACCAGCTAAAATGATGATTACTGGTGGGGCAGCATTTGCTGGTTCAGGAGTAATTAAATTTAATGCAGATGCCGGGGCTTATATCGGCTCAGGAACTGGTGACATTATCAACATTATGATTACTGCCACAATTGCTGTGATGTTTTTATTATGGATTGATTCTAAATTTGGTTCTGTAGAAATTATTGCTTTACCAATTGTTGTTGGGGTTGGTGCAGGACTAATTGGTATGTTTACATATCCTTATGTGACTCAAATCACAGTTGCTATTGGTAAGGTTATTAATAACTTTACTGATTTCCAACCAATCGTGATGAGTATTTTGATTGCTTGTTCATTTGCTGCCTTGATTATTTCACCAATCACAACTGTAGCTATTGGTTTAGCTATCCAGTTAAATGGAATGTCTGCAGGGGCTTCAGCGATGGGAATTGCTGCTACAACGATTGTTTTAGTAATTAATTCTTGGAGAGTTAACCAATCAGGTGTAACATTAGCTATTGCTTTAGGTGGGATGAAAATGATGATGCCTAACCTATTTAAATATCCAATCGTACTTTTACCGTGTTTATTTACAGCTGTAATTTCTGCTATTCCCGTGGCGCTCTTTGATATTTCTGGAACACCACGATCAGCAGGATTTGGTCTAGTTGGCTTGGTAGGTCCTTTAGCTTCACTTGACGCAGGATTAAATATTGGGCTACTAGTTATTTGTTGGTTTGTTGTACCGATTGTTGCAGGTTTATTCTCTAAATTCCTTTTTGAAAAAGTTTTAAAATTATATGATAGTAGTGTCGTTTTCAAATACCAAGGCTAA
- a CDS encoding LysR family transcriptional regulator, protein MNIQQLKYFIEISNTRNVSLAAKNLFVTQPTLSLSLKKLETELGTALFKHTDQPFQLTDAGRHLYENGLEIVQQFEQVIVDIQTMSECKKKAKIRLGLTTLFSVQFMPEISAFLSANPHVELAIRQDGSPRLQEMLVNKELDIGLISFPNNHPESLAMEALETTTQGYHVYVVLPNHHPLATAKELTFKDLKGERFSSLSEKFMIGRLLRSRTREFGYEPDIVLENDDLQVLIHSVHDNHSICLLPIEYQAVGKSEHVTWVPLKDKFAYFPIGIAFRKGFSLSKEISDFIDAIKKN, encoded by the coding sequence ATGAATATTCAACAATTAAAATACTTTATCGAAATTAGTAACACACGTAATGTTTCACTAGCCGCTAAAAATTTGTTTGTCACACAACCAACACTATCATTATCCTTAAAAAAGTTAGAAACGGAACTAGGAACAGCCTTATTCAAGCACACTGACCAACCATTCCAATTAACAGATGCTGGTCGACATTTATACGAAAATGGCTTAGAAATTGTTCAACAGTTTGAACAAGTCATTGTAGATATTCAGACAATGTCTGAGTGTAAAAAAAAGGCCAAAATACGTTTAGGGCTAACAACCTTGTTTTCCGTGCAATTTATGCCAGAAATTTCTGCATTTCTCTCAGCTAATCCACATGTTGAGTTAGCAATTCGCCAAGATGGCTCGCCTCGTCTTCAAGAAATGTTAGTTAATAAGGAACTTGATATTGGTTTGATTTCATTCCCAAATAATCATCCGGAAAGCTTAGCGATGGAGGCCTTAGAGACAACAACACAAGGCTATCATGTTTACGTTGTTCTACCAAATCATCATCCTTTAGCCACTGCTAAAGAACTGACTTTTAAAGATTTAAAAGGCGAACGTTTTTCATCTCTATCCGAAAAATTTATGATTGGTCGCTTATTACGATCTCGTACCCGAGAATTCGGATACGAGCCAGATATTGTCTTAGAAAATGATGATTTACAGGTTCTCATTCATAGCGTGCATGATAATCATTCAATTTGTCTGTTACCTATTGAGTACCAGGCAGTTGGCAAAAGTGAGCACGTTACTTGGGTACCGTTAAAAGATAAATTCGCTTACTTCCCAATTGGAATAGCTTTTAGAAAAGGTTTCAGTCTCTCAAAAGAAATTAGCGATTTTATTGATGCTATCAAAAAAAATTAG
- a CDS encoding 2-dehydropantoate 2-reductase codes for MNIIIAGAGAMGSRFGLMLHKAGNDVILIDGWADHVNQINQAGLEANFNGEVIIEKLPAYHQTDCQSIDFSADLVILFTKAMQLDGMMQAIQPMLSEKTQVLCLLNGIGHEDVIKNYVPYDNILLGNTMWTAGIEGPGKVKLFGNGSIDLQNLGENRASAEQVVEVLSAADLNARYSDSILSSIYKKACVNGTMNGLCTILDTNMAGFGETTVADSIVESIVAEFAAIAEKEHAHLNVDEVLAQIKTCYDRSTIGLHHPSMYQDLITNHRLTEIDYINGAIVRKGKEYGIATPYCSFLTDLVHAKEQIMGVK; via the coding sequence ATGAATATTATTATAGCTGGTGCTGGAGCCATGGGAAGCCGTTTTGGTTTAATGCTTCATAAAGCAGGAAATGACGTTATTTTAATTGATGGTTGGGCAGATCATGTCAATCAAATTAATCAAGCAGGTTTAGAAGCTAATTTTAATGGTGAGGTTATTATTGAAAAATTACCGGCTTATCATCAAACTGATTGCCAATCAATTGATTTTTCGGCTGATTTGGTCATTCTATTTACAAAAGCAATGCAGCTTGATGGCATGATGCAAGCTATTCAACCAATGTTGAGTGAAAAAACACAAGTTCTTTGTTTATTAAACGGAATTGGTCATGAAGACGTGATTAAAAATTATGTTCCTTATGACAATATCCTACTGGGAAATACTATGTGGACTGCAGGTATTGAAGGTCCTGGTAAAGTAAAATTATTTGGTAACGGCTCAATTGACTTACAAAATTTAGGTGAAAATCGTGCTAGTGCTGAGCAAGTTGTTGAAGTATTGAGTGCAGCTGATCTGAATGCACGTTATTCTGATAGCATCTTATCATCGATTTATAAAAAAGCATGTGTTAACGGAACAATGAATGGCTTATGTACGATTTTAGATACTAACATGGCTGGTTTTGGTGAAACAACAGTTGCTGATAGTATCGTTGAATCAATCGTCGCTGAATTTGCCGCTATTGCTGAAAAAGAGCATGCTCATTTAAATGTTGATGAAGTTCTAGCACAGATTAAAACATGTTATGACCGTTCAACAATTGGTTTACATCACCCGTCAATGTATCAAGATTTAATCACGAACCATCGTTTAACTGAAATTGACTACATTAATGGTGCTATTGTTCGTAAAGGAAAAGAATATGGTATTGCAACACCATATTGTAGTTTCTTAACGGATTTAGTTCACGCGAAAGAACAAATTATGGGTGTCAAATAA
- a CDS encoding YebC/PmpR family DNA-binding transcriptional regulator produces the protein MGRKWANIVAKKSAKDANNSRIYAKFGIEIYAAAKSGEPDPHANQKLRFVIERAKTYNVPKHIIDRAIEKAKGSGHETYSELRYEGFGPNGSMVIVDTLTDNVNRTAANVRAAFGKNGGNMGVSGAVAYMFDNTAIIGFSGEDADDILEYLMEKDIDVRDVLAEDGQIIVYGEITDFQTIQDALKEKGIEEFSVAEIQMVAQNEVTLSDDDLEQFEKMIDALEELDDVQNVFHNVDLD, from the coding sequence ATGGGACGTAAATGGGCAAATATTGTCGCAAAGAAAAGTGCTAAAGATGCTAACAATAGCCGGATTTATGCGAAGTTTGGGATTGAAATTTATGCAGCAGCAAAATCAGGTGAACCTGACCCGCATGCCAATCAAAAGTTACGTTTCGTTATTGAGCGCGCTAAGACTTATAACGTGCCGAAACATATTATTGATCGCGCCATCGAAAAAGCAAAAGGTTCTGGTCATGAAACGTATTCAGAGTTACGTTATGAAGGCTTTGGTCCAAACGGCTCAATGGTCATTGTCGATACTTTGACCGACAACGTGAATCGTACAGCGGCAAATGTTCGTGCTGCTTTTGGGAAAAATGGCGGTAATATGGGTGTTTCCGGTGCTGTGGCATATATGTTTGATAATACAGCAATTATCGGATTTTCTGGTGAAGACGCAGACGATATTTTAGAATACTTAATGGAAAAAGATATTGATGTTCGTGATGTTTTAGCTGAAGATGGTCAAATTATTGTTTATGGTGAAATTACTGATTTCCAAACAATTCAAGATGCTTTAAAAGAAAAAGGAATTGAAGAGTTTTCTGTGGCTGAAATTCAAATGGTTGCTCAAAATGAAGTCACATTGTCTGATGATGATTTAGAGCAATTTGAGAAAATGATTGATGCTTTGGAAGAATTGGACGATGTCCAAAATGTTTTCCATAATGTTGATTTAGACTAA
- a CDS encoding DsbA family oxidoreductase: MKIEIWSDFVCPFCYIGKRKLDHALAQLPFIQNVQIEFKSYELDQNAPLYSGVSINEAISRKYGVSLAEATKMNQQIGEHASHEGLHFDFEAMKPTNTLDAHRITKLAKHHHLESQMVNALYAAYFEKGQLISDHDVLLTLAASIGLPENEVKDTLANQSTWLKDVRDDENQARAYQITGAPYFLIDETYAIKGAQPVELFIKALTDAWSNAQTNQSADDNELICDDNGCHIPQ, from the coding sequence ATGAAAATCGAAATCTGGTCAGACTTTGTTTGTCCGTTTTGCTATATTGGCAAACGTAAATTAGACCACGCTTTAGCACAGTTGCCCTTTATCCAAAATGTTCAAATTGAATTCAAAAGCTACGAATTAGACCAAAATGCGCCACTTTATTCTGGTGTATCAATTAATGAAGCTATTTCAAGAAAATACGGTGTGTCACTTGCAGAAGCAACTAAAATGAATCAACAAATCGGTGAACATGCTTCACATGAAGGGTTACATTTTGATTTTGAAGCGATGAAACCTACGAATACTTTAGACGCTCATCGCATCACAAAATTAGCAAAACATCATCATTTAGAAAGCCAAATGGTCAACGCTTTGTATGCAGCTTATTTTGAAAAAGGACAATTAATTAGTGACCATGACGTCTTGCTGACTTTAGCAGCATCCATTGGTTTACCTGAAAATGAGGTCAAAGATACTCTAGCAAATCAATCTACTTGGCTAAAAGACGTACGTGATGATGAAAATCAAGCACGTGCATACCAAATTACTGGTGCTCCTTACTTTTTAATTGATGAGACTTATGCCATTAAAGGTGCACAGCCTGTTGAACTATTTATTAAAGCTCTTACGGATGCTTGGTCTAATGCTCAAACAAATCAATCTGCTGACGATAACGAGTTGATTTGTGATGATAATGGTTGCCACATTCCTCAATAA